One window from the genome of Ensifer canadensis encodes:
- a CDS encoding amidohydrolase family protein, which yields MLDRHEALRLYTNNAAWIAFDENERGSLSAGKLADIAVLDRPYLTMPASDIHRLRSVLTLLGGRVVHDELGSGQD from the coding sequence TTGCTCGACCGACATGAGGCGCTGAGGCTCTACACCAACAATGCCGCTTGGATCGCCTTTGACGAGAATGAGCGAGGCAGCTTGTCGGCGGGAAAATTGGCTGACATCGCCGTCCTGGATAGGCCGTATCTGACAATGCCGGCATCCGACATCCATAGGCTGCGCTCGGTGCTGACGCTGCTTGGTGGCAGGGTCGTTCACGACGAACTCGGTAGCGGCCAAGACTAG
- the leuB gene encoding 3-isopropylmalate dehydrogenase, producing the protein MADRKLFILPGDGIGPEAMAEVRKIIAYMNAELGAGFVTDEGLVGGSAYDAHGQAISEGDMVKALAADAVLFGAVGGPKWDAVPYEVRPEAGLLRLRKDLQLFANLRPAICYPALSAASSLKPELVEGLDILIVRELTGGVYFGEPKEIIDLGNGQKRGIDTQVYDTYEIERIAGVAFELARTRNNRVCSMEKRNVMKSGVLWNQVVTETHKAKYSDVQLEHMLADAGGMQLVRQPKQFDVIVTDNLFGDMLSDVAAMLTGSLGMLPSASLGAPDGVTGKRKALYEPVHGSAPDIAGKGIANPIAMIASFAMCLRYSFNLVTEADNLEKAIAAVLDKGIRTGDIMAEGARQVGTVEMGEAILSEFKALSA; encoded by the coding sequence ATGGCCGATCGTAAGCTTTTCATCCTTCCCGGCGACGGCATCGGCCCGGAAGCCATGGCGGAAGTCCGCAAAATCATCGCCTACATGAATGCCGAGCTTGGTGCCGGCTTCGTGACGGACGAAGGCCTTGTCGGCGGTTCTGCCTATGACGCCCACGGCCAGGCGATTTCGGAAGGGGACATGGTAAAGGCGCTTGCCGCCGACGCGGTGCTGTTTGGTGCCGTCGGCGGTCCGAAGTGGGATGCGGTGCCTTACGAGGTCCGTCCCGAAGCCGGTCTCTTACGCCTGCGCAAGGACCTGCAGCTGTTTGCCAACCTGCGCCCGGCCATCTGCTATCCGGCGCTTTCCGCCGCATCGTCGCTGAAGCCGGAACTGGTCGAAGGCCTCGACATCCTGATCGTGCGCGAGTTGACCGGCGGTGTCTATTTCGGCGAGCCGAAGGAAATCATCGATCTCGGCAACGGCCAGAAGCGCGGCATCGACACCCAGGTCTACGACACCTACGAGATCGAGCGCATCGCCGGCGTTGCCTTCGAACTGGCCCGCACCCGCAACAACCGCGTCTGCTCGATGGAAAAGCGCAACGTCATGAAGTCGGGCGTGTTGTGGAACCAGGTGGTGACCGAAACCCACAAGGCGAAATATTCCGATGTCCAGCTCGAGCATATGCTGGCCGATGCCGGCGGCATGCAGCTGGTGCGCCAGCCCAAGCAGTTCGACGTCATCGTCACCGACAACCTGTTCGGCGACATGCTGTCGGACGTGGCGGCGATGCTGACCGGCTCGCTCGGCATGCTGCCTTCGGCCTCGCTCGGTGCACCGGATGGTGTCACCGGCAAGCGCAAGGCGCTCTACGAGCCGGTGCATGGCTCGGCGCCTGACATTGCCGGCAAGGGCATCGCCAACCCGATCGCCATGATCGCCTCGTTTGCCATGTGCCTGCGCTACTCCTTCAACCTGGTGACGGAAGCCGACAACCTGGAGAAGGCGATCGCCGCCGTGCTCGACAAGGGCATCCGCACCGGCGACATCATGGCCGAAGGCGCACGCCAGGTCGGAACCGTCGAGATGGGCGAAGCCATCCTCTCCGAGTTCAAGGCACTGTCTGCCTGA
- a CDS encoding ABC transporter ATP-binding protein, translated as MSDVILRTIDLVREYQLPRPSIFSKQTSLRVLHGVSVELGAGKSLGIVGESGSGKSTLARAVMGLERPQSGQVTIAGKDIYSLDRSELREARKGFQAIFQDPYGSLDPRHTVRTIICEPIVSLERGTSALERNRRVEEVLEAVGLPLASVDKYPHEFSGGQRQRIAIARALITRPALIVADEPVSALDVSIQAQVLNLMMDLQERLGLSYLFISHDLGVVRAITDRVAVMHLGRIVEEGPTNEVFDNPRHPYTQALVAAVPKPFAGRRKRVRSNAPPQTPVHTATTSEGCAYAAVCPRRQDICLAQTPMAKPVTPAWSARCHFA; from the coding sequence ATGAGCGATGTCATTCTGAGGACCATCGATCTGGTGCGCGAGTACCAGTTGCCGCGCCCATCGATCTTTTCCAAGCAGACCAGCTTGCGCGTGCTGCACGGTGTCAGCGTCGAGCTTGGCGCCGGCAAGAGCCTCGGCATCGTTGGCGAAAGCGGCTCGGGAAAATCGACCCTTGCGCGCGCCGTCATGGGGCTTGAACGCCCGCAATCGGGGCAGGTTACCATTGCCGGCAAGGATATCTATTCGCTGGACCGATCAGAGTTGCGGGAGGCGCGCAAGGGATTTCAGGCGATCTTCCAGGATCCCTACGGGTCACTCGATCCGCGCCACACGGTGCGGACCATCATCTGCGAACCCATCGTCTCACTGGAACGCGGAACCAGCGCGCTTGAGCGCAACCGGCGCGTTGAGGAGGTGCTGGAGGCGGTCGGCTTGCCCTTGGCGTCAGTCGACAAGTATCCGCACGAGTTTTCCGGTGGCCAGCGCCAGCGTATTGCCATTGCGCGCGCACTCATCACCCGACCGGCGCTGATTGTTGCCGACGAACCGGTTTCGGCGCTCGACGTCTCGATCCAGGCGCAGGTGCTGAACCTGATGATGGATCTGCAGGAGAGGCTCGGGCTCTCCTATCTGTTTATCAGCCACGATCTGGGCGTGGTTCGCGCCATCACCGACCGGGTCGCCGTCATGCATCTCGGGCGGATCGTCGAGGAGGGACCGACCAACGAGGTGTTCGACAACCCGCGTCACCCCTACACGCAGGCGCTTGTCGCCGCCGTGCCGAAACCCTTTGCCGGACGCCGCAAGCGGGTCCGGTCGAACGCCCCGCCGCAAACGCCTGTCCATACCGCCACGACCTCAGAGGGCTGCGCCTATGCCGCCGTCTGTCCGCGCAGGCAGGATATCTGTCTCGCCCAAACGCCCATGGCCAAGCCGGTGACGCCGGCCTGGTCCGCCCGCTGTCACTTTGCCTAG
- a CDS encoding SRPBCC family protein — protein sequence MQEALIVRREAHIPAPPAAVFALLTDPEKILRWMGTEAQIEPQRGGLYLVNVTGARFARGSFREVVPVHRLVYSFGWEDSEVVPPASSLVEIDLVEQPPDGTLLRLTHTGLPSAEQCAGHEEGWAHYLDRLAEVAAGRDPGPDPWHGRTGRE from the coding sequence ATGCAAGAGGCCCTCATCGTCCGCCGTGAAGCACACATCCCGGCTCCGCCAGCCGCGGTGTTCGCTCTGCTGACCGATCCTGAGAAAATCCTGCGCTGGATGGGAACGGAGGCGCAGATCGAGCCGCAGCGCGGCGGGCTCTACCTCGTCAACGTCACCGGGGCCCGTTTCGCTCGTGGTTCCTTCCGCGAGGTGGTGCCAGTGCACCGCCTGGTATACAGCTTCGGCTGGGAAGACAGCGAAGTGGTGCCGCCGGCGTCAAGCCTTGTCGAGATCGACCTCGTCGAACAACCACCGGACGGAACGTTGCTTCGCCTCACCCACACTGGCCTGCCAAGTGCCGAGCAGTGCGCCGGCCACGAGGAAGGCTGGGCCCATTACCTAGACCGGTTGGCCGAGGTTGCCGCCGGGCGTGATCCGGGGCCGGACCCCTGGCACGGCCGCACTGGTAGGGAATGA
- a CDS encoding aldehyde dehydrogenase family protein translates to MTDYRNFVAGAFQPASDLVPVLDPSNGEVIARVPAASALEAIAAVENAAAAQKTWKALPAIARGDALRRFAAAIEARAGQIGAALALESGKSLADATAEAIYGVELMRYHAEWARRIEGEVIQSDNPGETLLLKREPIGVVACLIPFNFPVYTLVRKIAPALIAGNAVVVRPSNSTPASAFEIAEAALDADLPAGLVNILTMSHDVAATLCTQPSVGMITLTGSLQAGRVVLEYCKANIAKPSLELGGKTPVIVEPDADIDAVAAQLVAAKTNHCGQVCTAPERVYVHTSIHDALLERLRTGFAARTFGDRASDPTRMGPLETKSAQANVHAMVRHAVEQGARIEAGGVLPEGVGNYYPPTLLSNCRQEMDVVAEEVFGPVLAVLSYDSVEEALALANDHQFGLSSVLFTNNYSTVMRFADTIEAGELYVNRFPADPYQGFHAGWKRSGLGGDDGKHGMLEFTQTRLVVLKH, encoded by the coding sequence TTGACCGACTATCGCAACTTTGTCGCCGGCGCGTTTCAGCCCGCATCGGACCTGGTCCCGGTGCTCGATCCCTCAAACGGAGAGGTCATTGCGAGGGTGCCCGCGGCGAGCGCGCTGGAGGCAATCGCAGCGGTTGAAAACGCAGCCGCAGCGCAGAAGACGTGGAAAGCCTTGCCGGCGATCGCTCGCGGGGATGCCTTGCGCCGTTTCGCGGCGGCAATCGAGGCGCGCGCCGGCCAGATCGGCGCGGCGCTCGCCCTCGAGTCCGGCAAGAGCCTCGCCGATGCCACGGCAGAAGCGATCTATGGCGTCGAGCTGATGCGCTATCATGCGGAGTGGGCGCGCCGGATCGAAGGGGAAGTGATCCAGAGCGACAATCCGGGCGAGACCTTGCTTCTGAAGCGCGAGCCGATCGGGGTCGTTGCCTGCCTCATCCCGTTCAATTTTCCGGTCTATACGCTGGTGCGCAAGATTGCCCCCGCACTGATCGCTGGCAACGCCGTTGTGGTGCGGCCGAGCAACTCGACGCCTGCCTCCGCTTTCGAGATCGCCGAGGCGGCGCTCGACGCGGACCTTCCGGCCGGGCTGGTCAACATCTTGACCATGTCGCATGACGTCGCCGCGACACTTTGCACCCAGCCGTCGGTCGGCATGATAACGCTCACCGGTAGCCTGCAGGCCGGCCGCGTCGTTCTCGAATATTGCAAGGCGAATATCGCCAAGCCATCACTGGAACTCGGCGGCAAGACACCTGTCATTGTCGAACCCGATGCGGATATCGATGCGGTTGCCGCTCAGCTCGTTGCCGCCAAGACCAATCATTGCGGGCAGGTCTGCACGGCGCCAGAACGGGTCTATGTGCATACGTCCATCCACGACGCACTTCTCGAGCGGCTTCGCACCGGCTTTGCGGCAAGGACGTTCGGCGACCGCGCCAGCGATCCGACGCGTATGGGACCACTTGAAACGAAATCGGCACAGGCCAATGTTCACGCGATGGTTCGCCATGCGGTGGAGCAGGGGGCACGCATAGAGGCTGGCGGCGTACTGCCGGAAGGCGTGGGCAACTACTACCCGCCAACCCTGCTTTCCAACTGCCGGCAGGAGATGGACGTCGTCGCCGAAGAGGTGTTCGGCCCAGTTCTCGCCGTGCTTTCCTATGACAGCGTCGAGGAAGCCCTGGCGCTTGCCAACGATCACCAGTTCGGTCTGAGTTCGGTTCTCTTCACCAACAACTACAGCACGGTCATGCGCTTTGCCGACACCATCGAGGCCGGCGAACTCTATGTGAACCGCTTCCCGGCGGATCCCTATCAGGGATTCCATGCAGGCTGGAAGCGCTCGGGCCTCGGGGGCGATGACGGCAAGCACGGCATGCTCGAATTCACACAAACTCGTCTCGTGGTGCTGAAGCACTGA
- a CDS encoding GMC family oxidoreductase → MTTYDYIIVGAGSAGCIVAARLSETGKHSVLLLEAGGNDSSPWFRIPVGYARSYYDPNVNWMYWTEPEAALNNRRIYAPRGKVQGGSGSINAMIFVRGAAADFDDWAKAGNPGWAHEDVLPYFKKLETHAHGQSEFHGGDGPIHVTPMRGQTHPIAARFLSACAELQLPLNTDFNGASIEGAGIYDINTRNGVRSSSSFAYLRPALNRPNLSILRRSHARRVVVEEGRATGVEVATPDGMVIYSARNEVILCAGAVDTPKLLQLSGIGDGRELQTFGIPVVRHLPAVGRNLQDHLCASFYYRSSVPTLNDELGNLFGQARQALRYVLTRRGPLALSVNQAGGFLRGEPGEERPNIQLYFNPLSYRIPSDPRAGLKPEPYSGFLLAFNACRPTSRGSVTVASPDVTVAPRINPNYLTTAHDEAEALQASRLARKIMSAPALQSITASEMPPSAEASTDAELLDYFREHSGSIYHLCGTAAMGPDDSTAVVDASLKVHGLHGLRIVDASIFPNITAGNINAPTMMVAEKAATMIITGS, encoded by the coding sequence ATGACCACTTACGACTACATCATTGTCGGGGCGGGATCCGCCGGCTGTATCGTTGCGGCGCGCCTGAGCGAGACAGGCAAACACAGCGTGCTGCTGCTCGAGGCGGGCGGCAACGACAGTTCACCGTGGTTTCGCATCCCGGTCGGCTATGCGCGGTCTTACTATGACCCGAACGTCAACTGGATGTACTGGACCGAGCCGGAAGCCGCCCTGAACAATCGCCGCATCTATGCGCCGCGCGGCAAGGTACAAGGTGGCTCGGGTTCGATAAACGCCATGATCTTCGTGCGGGGCGCCGCGGCGGATTTCGACGACTGGGCTAAGGCCGGCAATCCCGGCTGGGCCCATGAGGACGTGCTGCCCTATTTCAAGAAACTTGAAACCCATGCGCATGGCCAGTCCGAATTTCATGGCGGGGACGGCCCCATCCACGTCACGCCGATGCGCGGCCAGACCCATCCGATTGCCGCGCGGTTCCTTTCTGCCTGTGCCGAACTGCAACTGCCGCTCAATACCGACTTCAATGGCGCGTCGATCGAGGGCGCAGGGATTTACGATATCAATACGCGAAATGGCGTGCGCTCGTCCTCGTCGTTCGCCTATCTGCGGCCGGCTCTCAACCGCCCCAATCTCTCCATCCTGCGCAGGAGCCATGCCAGAAGGGTTGTCGTCGAGGAAGGAAGGGCGACCGGCGTGGAGGTTGCCACACCCGATGGGATGGTAATCTATTCCGCCCGGAACGAGGTGATCCTATGTGCCGGTGCGGTCGATACGCCGAAGCTGCTGCAGCTCTCCGGTATCGGCGATGGCCGAGAGCTGCAAACGTTCGGTATCCCCGTCGTCCGACATCTGCCGGCGGTTGGGAGAAACCTTCAGGATCATCTTTGCGCGAGCTTCTACTACCGCTCAAGCGTTCCGACGCTGAACGACGAGCTGGGGAACCTGTTCGGTCAGGCGCGGCAGGCGCTGCGCTACGTGCTGACAAGACGCGGTCCCTTGGCTCTCAGCGTCAACCAGGCCGGAGGCTTCCTGCGCGGCGAGCCGGGTGAGGAGAGGCCAAACATCCAGCTCTATTTCAACCCGCTTTCCTATCGTATTCCGTCCGACCCGCGCGCCGGTCTGAAGCCGGAGCCCTATTCCGGTTTCCTGTTGGCGTTCAATGCATGCAGGCCCACCAGCCGAGGCAGTGTCACGGTCGCGTCGCCCGATGTCACCGTTGCACCGCGCATCAACCCCAACTACCTGACGACTGCCCATGACGAGGCGGAGGCGCTTCAGGCAAGTCGGCTTGCGCGCAAAATCATGAGCGCACCGGCACTGCAATCGATTACTGCAAGCGAAATGCCTCCTTCTGCAGAAGCTTCCACCGACGCCGAGCTCCTGGACTATTTTCGGGAGCATAGCGGTTCAATTTATCACCTGTGCGGCACCGCAGCGATGGGCCCGGATGATTCCACCGCAGTCGTCGATGCATCGCTAAAGGTGCATGGGTTGCATGGCTTGCGAATAGTTGACGCTTCGATCTTCCCCAACATCACGGCCGGAAACATCAATGCCCCGACGATGATGGTCGCCGAAAAAGCCGCGACTATGATCATCACCGGAAGCTAG
- a CDS encoding histidine phosphatase family protein, producing the protein MIYLLRHGETIWNTLGRFQGQKDSPLTERGIEQADRVAKLLQKEISESRQSFQMHVSPLGRTRQTAERVKRVLPLVTHEEARLMEVSVGYWDGMTRFEIDNEFPGMLDGSDAFDWYFKSPDGESFDAACSRAKDWIADIRGPTVAVSHGLFGRLVRGVYSGLSKREILELPVPQDGFYRLCDGEFSIVSDPVPSMLA; encoded by the coding sequence ATGATTTACCTGCTTCGCCATGGCGAGACCATTTGGAACACCTTGGGTCGGTTCCAGGGGCAGAAAGATTCGCCCCTTACGGAGCGCGGCATCGAACAGGCGGATCGCGTCGCGAAACTCCTTCAGAAGGAAATTTCGGAAAGTAGGCAATCATTCCAAATGCACGTCAGCCCCCTAGGCCGAACGCGACAAACTGCAGAACGCGTGAAGCGGGTGCTGCCACTGGTAACACACGAAGAAGCCCGCCTGATGGAGGTCTCCGTCGGCTATTGGGACGGAATGACTAGGTTCGAGATCGACAACGAGTTTCCGGGAATGCTGGATGGCTCCGACGCTTTTGACTGGTATTTCAAATCTCCGGACGGAGAGAGCTTCGATGCTGCGTGCTCCCGGGCAAAGGACTGGATCGCGGATATACGTGGACCAACCGTAGCAGTTTCTCATGGGCTGTTTGGTAGATTGGTGCGCGGCGTGTATTCCGGTCTTTCGAAGCGCGAAATTTTGGAGTTGCCCGTTCCTCAAGACGGGTTCTACCGCCTTTGCGACGGTGAATTCAGTATAGTAAGTGATCCCGTACCCAGCATGCTCGCCTAA
- a CDS encoding mandelate racemase/muconate lactonizing enzyme family protein codes for MQIASLAVHVVAVPPPHIGGMYWIFVRLTTKCGIEGVGEIYATAFHPNALVPLIEDVFERHLLGHDPHDIERFWRSAYSSGFTQRPDPTIMGVVSGLEIACWDIIGKAAGRPVHKLLGGLVHEKLRAYTYLYPKNAAGEYDYNDPELAADFAAEMVDTKGFTAVKFDPAGPYTAYSGHQLSLGVMERCEEFCAKVRAAVGGRADLLFGTHGQMVPSSAIRLARRLEKYDPLWFEEPVPPGQEAAMASVAKATSIPIATGERLTTKYEFQRVLETGAASILQMNVARCGGLLEAKKIAGMAEAHYAQIAPHLYNGPIGAAASIQLAAATPNFLIHEAIIDFSGFYAEILKTPLQFDDGYLIPSCEPGLGVELNLEVVEKHSPYEGKRLHLQMDDKPADIKAFAPARG; via the coding sequence ATGCAGATCGCTTCGCTCGCCGTTCATGTCGTTGCCGTCCCACCGCCCCATATCGGCGGGATGTACTGGATCTTCGTCAGGCTCACCACGAAGTGCGGCATCGAAGGGGTCGGGGAAATCTACGCGACCGCCTTCCATCCGAACGCGTTGGTGCCGCTGATCGAGGATGTGTTCGAGCGCCATCTCCTCGGCCACGATCCGCACGATATCGAGCGCTTCTGGCGTTCGGCCTATTCGAGCGGCTTCACGCAGCGCCCGGACCCGACGATCATGGGCGTCGTCTCCGGTCTCGAAATCGCCTGCTGGGACATCATCGGCAAGGCTGCCGGCCGACCGGTGCACAAGCTGCTGGGCGGCCTCGTGCACGAAAAGCTGCGTGCCTACACCTATCTCTACCCCAAGAATGCAGCCGGCGAATATGATTACAACGATCCAGAGCTTGCCGCCGACTTCGCGGCGGAAATGGTCGACACGAAGGGGTTCACCGCCGTCAAGTTCGATCCGGCCGGCCCCTACACCGCCTATTCCGGCCACCAGCTTTCGCTTGGCGTCATGGAGCGGTGCGAAGAATTCTGCGCCAAGGTCCGTGCCGCGGTCGGCGGGCGAGCCGACCTGCTCTTCGGCACCCATGGCCAGATGGTGCCGTCCTCGGCCATTCGCCTTGCGCGACGGCTCGAAAAATACGATCCGCTCTGGTTCGAGGAGCCGGTGCCGCCTGGTCAGGAGGCAGCGATGGCATCTGTTGCCAAGGCAACCTCTATCCCCATTGCCACGGGCGAGCGGCTGACGACCAAATACGAGTTCCAGCGCGTGCTTGAAACGGGCGCAGCCTCGATCCTGCAGATGAACGTCGCGCGGTGCGGCGGCTTGCTGGAGGCAAAGAAGATCGCCGGCATGGCCGAGGCGCACTATGCGCAGATCGCACCGCACCTCTACAACGGACCGATCGGGGCGGCGGCGAGCATCCAGCTCGCTGCGGCCACCCCCAATTTCCTCATCCACGAGGCGATCATCGACTTCTCAGGCTTCTACGCCGAGATTCTCAAGACGCCATTGCAGTTCGACGATGGCTATCTCATCCCGTCTTGCGAACCGGGGCTCGGCGTGGAGCTCAATCTCGAGGTGGTTGAAAAGCACTCGCCCTACGAAGGAAAGCGTCTGCACCTGCAGATGGACGACAAGCCCGCCGACATCAAGGCATTTGCCCCGGCGCGCGGTTGA
- a CDS encoding dienelactone hydrolase family protein, protein MAEVLLFHHAQGLTSGVRAFADDLRAAGHIVHMPDLFDGRTFESIDEGLAYIGKVGFDEMRERGVRVANELPSELVYAGFSFGVLPAQKLAQTRPGARGALLFYSCLPISGEWALGPWPDDVAVQIHGMDNDPIFVGEGDIDAAREIVEKVEDAELFLYPGDQHYFADSSLPSYNADATALLTIRVLEFLDRV, encoded by the coding sequence ATGGCTGAGGTCCTGTTGTTCCACCACGCACAGGGGTTGACCTCGGGTGTGCGGGCGTTCGCCGACGACTTGCGGGCCGCCGGTCACATCGTGCACATGCCGGACTTGTTCGATGGACGGACGTTCGAGAGTATCGACGAGGGGCTAGCCTACATCGGCAAGGTCGGATTCGACGAAATGCGGGAGCGCGGGGTCCGCGTCGCGAACGAACTGCCTTCCGAACTCGTCTACGCCGGGTTCTCGTTCGGTGTGCTGCCGGCACAGAAGCTGGCACAGACGCGGCCCGGAGCCCGCGGAGCTCTGCTCTTCTACTCTTGCCTGCCGATCAGCGGCGAGTGGGCCCTCGGGCCTTGGCCGGACGACGTGGCGGTCCAGATCCACGGTATGGACAACGACCCGATCTTCGTCGGGGAGGGCGACATCGACGCGGCCCGCGAGATCGTGGAGAAGGTCGAGGACGCAGAGCTGTTCCTGTACCCCGGCGATCAGCACTACTTCGCCGACAGTTCGCTCCCGTCGTACAACGCGGATGCGACCGCGTTGCTCACCATCCGAGTGCTCGAGTTCCTCGATCGCGTCTGA
- a CDS encoding adenylate/guanylate cyclase domain-containing protein, translating into MDLPTHLAWLVDEASASPGPDRFLAELGGRLLANGFPLVGGTLTLAVPHPIVTRRTWLWRAETGAVIEALGFADSPQSQAGGDWLSALGPVQEDTVGPEPDGRLLGWAGARLFDPAEIGRLRQTARFATAPLAALAERAALATLLEAYLGRRSAARVQAGALHRGTGETIRAVLLCADLRNFTALSEATEPAAMIAVLDAWFDRVAGAIHAFGGEVLKFVGDGVLAIFPVASAPVDACEAALRAVAAARAGMAHLDALRQAEGLPPLPFGAALHLGEMLWGNIGAADRLDFTAIGPAVNLVSRLEGLCRPLGRSVLISGAVAAETVTPLVSLGEHVLRGIAAPCAVFTLPDT; encoded by the coding sequence ATGGATCTGCCCACACACCTCGCCTGGCTGGTGGACGAGGCCAGCGCCTCGCCTGGTCCCGACCGGTTCTTGGCCGAACTCGGCGGCCGGCTGCTGGCTAACGGCTTTCCGTTGGTCGGCGGTACCCTGACACTGGCAGTGCCGCATCCGATCGTTACCCGCCGCACGTGGCTGTGGCGAGCCGAGACCGGAGCAGTGATCGAAGCACTGGGCTTTGCCGACAGCCCGCAAAGCCAGGCTGGGGGTGATTGGCTGAGTGCGCTTGGCCCGGTGCAGGAGGACACGGTCGGCCCAGAGCCGGACGGGCGGTTGCTTGGCTGGGCCGGCGCGCGTCTGTTCGACCCTGCTGAGATCGGCCGACTGCGGCAGACCGCGCGCTTCGCCACCGCGCCTTTGGCTGCCTTGGCCGAGCGGGCGGCCCTTGCAACGCTGCTCGAGGCCTATCTCGGCCGACGCAGTGCCGCCCGGGTGCAGGCGGGCGCGCTGCACCGCGGCACCGGAGAAACTATCCGCGCTGTGCTGCTTTGCGCCGATCTGCGGAACTTCACCGCCCTGTCCGAGGCGACGGAACCTGCGGCAATGATCGCTGTCCTCGACGCCTGGTTCGACCGTGTTGCCGGTGCGATACACGCCTTCGGTGGTGAGGTGCTGAAGTTTGTCGGCGATGGCGTGCTGGCAATCTTCCCGGTTGCCAGTGCACCGGTTGACGCCTGCGAAGCGGCGCTGCGAGCGGTCGCCGCCGCCCGCGCAGGCATGGCCCACCTCGATGCCCTGCGACAGGCAGAGGGGCTGCCGCCGCTGCCCTTCGGCGCAGCGCTGCATCTCGGTGAAATGCTGTGGGGCAATATCGGCGCGGCCGACCGGCTGGACTTCACCGCAATCGGTCCCGCGGTAAACCTGGTCAGCCGACTGGAGGGCCTTTGCCGGCCGCTCGGCCGGTCGGTGCTGATCTCGGGCGCGGTCGCCGCCGAGACCGTCACGCCGCTGGTGTCGCTGGGCGAACACGTGCTGCGCGGCATCGCGGCGCCTTGCGCAGTCTTCACGTTGCCGGATACCTGA
- a CDS encoding amidase — protein sequence MSDLADFTAVDLVEAYRLRKLSPVEVVDAVIARIDASEPKLNALWAYDPDEARKAAKASEARWGKGEPLGAIDGVPVTIKENIATKGTAVPLGCAAVPLVPALTDAPPAARTREAGGVILAKTTMPDYGMLSSGLSSFHKLARNPWDLSTNPGGSSAGAGAAAAAGYGPLHIGTDIGGSVRLPAGWCGVVGLKPSAGRIPINPPFIGRVAGPMTRTVADTALYMSVLSKPDARDTMSLPYADIPWLDLKRDVRGLKIGLWLDAGFGQAVSAETEQAVSQAAKLFADAGVIIEPVEPFLTREMIDGLDRFWRARGWEDVSRLSPEQQAQILPYIFNWIETAKDFSGRDVYTGFAQIDAMRNAIHAALTGFDFILSPTAPTASYPAEWASPINDPQKPFEHIAFTVAVNMGGQPAISVNCGYTASGLPIGLQIIGQQFDDIGVLRLARAFETLRPQQRPWPKVTA from the coding sequence ATGTCCGATCTTGCCGATTTCACCGCCGTCGATCTTGTCGAGGCTTACCGCCTGCGAAAGCTCTCTCCCGTCGAAGTCGTCGATGCTGTCATCGCGCGCATCGATGCATCCGAGCCGAAACTCAATGCGCTTTGGGCCTACGATCCGGACGAGGCGCGCAAGGCGGCGAAGGCGTCCGAGGCACGTTGGGGCAAGGGTGAGCCTCTGGGCGCGATCGATGGCGTGCCGGTGACGATCAAGGAGAACATTGCGACAAAGGGAACGGCTGTGCCGCTTGGCTGCGCGGCCGTGCCGCTGGTGCCGGCCCTGACCGATGCGCCGCCGGCGGCGCGCACCCGCGAGGCGGGTGGCGTCATTCTGGCCAAGACCACCATGCCTGATTACGGCATGCTGTCTTCCGGCCTTTCCAGTTTTCACAAGCTGGCGCGCAATCCCTGGGACCTGTCGACCAATCCCGGCGGTTCGAGCGCCGGAGCAGGTGCGGCCGCAGCCGCCGGCTACGGTCCGCTCCATATCGGCACCGATATCGGCGGTTCCGTCCGCCTGCCGGCCGGCTGGTGCGGCGTCGTTGGTCTGAAGCCTTCGGCGGGCCGGATCCCGATCAATCCGCCGTTCATCGGCCGCGTCGCCGGGCCGATGACCCGCACTGTCGCCGATACGGCGCTTTACATGTCCGTTTTGTCGAAGCCGGATGCACGCGACACCATGTCGTTGCCCTATGCCGATATCCCCTGGCTCGACCTTAAACGCGATGTCAGGGGATTGAAGATCGGCCTCTGGCTCGATGCCGGCTTTGGCCAGGCGGTTAGCGCGGAAACCGAGCAGGCGGTCAGCCAAGCGGCAAAACTCTTCGCGGACGCCGGTGTCATCATTGAGCCTGTCGAGCCCTTCCTCACCCGCGAGATGATCGATGGCCTCGATCGCTTCTGGCGTGCGCGCGGTTGGGAAGACGTCTCGCGTCTTTCGCCGGAACAGCAGGCGCAGATACTGCCCTACATCTTCAACTGGATCGAGACGGCCAAGGATTTTTCCGGCCGCGACGTCTATACCGGCTTCGCCCAGATCGACGCCATGCGCAACGCCATCCATGCGGCGTTGACCGGTTTTGATTTCATCCTCTCGCCAACGGCACCGACCGCGTCCTATCCCGCCGAATGGGCCTCGCCGATCAATGACCCACAGAAGCCGTTCGAGCACATCGCCTTTACGGTCGCGGTGAACATGGGTGGACAGCCCGCGATTTCGGTCAATTGCGGCTATACTGCCAGCGGTTTGCCGATCGGGCTTCAGATCATCGGCCAGCAGTTTGACGATATCGGGGTCTTGCGCCTTGCACGAGCATTCGAGACCCTGCGTCCGCAACAGCGGCCATGGCCGAAGGTCACCGCATGA